A single genomic interval of Microbacterium sp. LWO14-1.2 harbors:
- the sufD gene encoding Fe-S cluster assembly protein SufD, with translation MTTPTTTPTASRSSSAHVDPAAQVADAGFVPVQTRSERPHSFEPTDFGTPSGREVNWKHTPVAKLAPLFAVAGSTDGVTYSFGAGEQYLAAPLAAGAAPRGEVFLAEDITSAVAWQGATEALHVRIPREEEVAEPVFITIEGQGADQRADAHIVIEALEHSSATVVLQHTGSAQYAQNVEIIVRDGAKLSVISLQQWQDDAVHASAHQARVAADATLKHFVISFGGGVVRVNPSVELAGAGSEGYLYGLSYADAGQHLESQVYLHHKGPHTKGDVLYKGALQGESAHSVWIGDVLIGPDATGTDSYEANRNLVLTEGARADSIPNLEIETGDILGAGHASATGRFDDEQLFYLQARGITEEEARRLVVLGFLSDIVQRLGIPALEEELLAAIETELAEVNA, from the coding sequence ATGACGACCCCTACGACGACGCCCACCGCGTCGCGCTCCTCCAGCGCGCACGTGGACCCCGCCGCCCAGGTGGCCGATGCCGGCTTCGTGCCGGTCCAGACGCGCTCCGAGCGACCGCACTCGTTCGAGCCGACCGACTTCGGCACCCCGTCGGGGCGCGAGGTCAACTGGAAGCACACGCCCGTCGCGAAGCTCGCGCCGCTGTTCGCGGTCGCCGGCTCGACCGACGGTGTGACCTACTCGTTCGGCGCGGGGGAGCAGTACCTCGCCGCCCCGCTCGCCGCCGGTGCGGCTCCGCGCGGTGAGGTCTTCCTCGCGGAGGACATCACGTCGGCCGTCGCCTGGCAGGGTGCGACCGAAGCGCTGCACGTCCGCATCCCGCGCGAAGAAGAGGTCGCCGAGCCGGTCTTCATCACGATCGAGGGACAGGGCGCCGATCAGCGCGCCGACGCCCACATCGTGATCGAGGCGCTGGAGCACAGCTCCGCGACGGTCGTGCTTCAGCACACCGGCTCCGCGCAGTACGCGCAGAACGTCGAGATCATCGTCCGCGACGGCGCGAAGCTCAGCGTGATCAGCCTGCAGCAGTGGCAGGACGACGCCGTGCACGCCTCGGCTCACCAGGCCCGCGTCGCCGCGGACGCCACGCTCAAGCACTTCGTCATCAGCTTCGGCGGCGGTGTCGTGCGCGTGAACCCGAGCGTCGAGCTCGCGGGCGCCGGCTCCGAAGGGTACCTCTACGGCCTCTCCTATGCGGATGCCGGACAGCACCTCGAGAGCCAGGTCTACCTTCACCACAAGGGCCCGCACACGAAGGGCGACGTCCTCTACAAGGGCGCGCTGCAGGGCGAGAGCGCGCACTCGGTCTGGATCGGCGACGTGCTGATCGGGCCGGATGCCACCGGCACCGACTCCTACGAGGCGAACCGCAACCTCGTGCTGACCGAGGGTGCTCGCGCCGACTCGATCCCGAACCTCGAGATCGAGACCGGCGACATCCTCGGCGCCGGTCACGCCAGCGCGACCGGTCGCTTCGACGACGAGCAGCTGTTCTACCTGCAGGCCCGCGGCATCACCGAGGAGGAGGCACGCCGCCTGG